In the genome of Octopus sinensis linkage group LG12, ASM634580v1, whole genome shotgun sequence, one region contains:
- the LOC118765596 gene encoding uncharacterized protein LOC118765596, translated as MNSNNIKVILCSVLIPTIVLLCMLCIIVTRHRYKKSKSNVKSEEMTEKSTTRTCLPEEIESQPNKTLKQQAAWILPPNNAHSIRNNPCMMERELHSTDVYSIAKGLYMVDDNVEEYMYMAKNDIYSNVNDIYENGSDTVHSDLCFTENEGYYVILSAENYLCSGKNGMYIDMESCHK; from the exons ATGAATTCAAATAAtattaaag TAATTCTTTGCAGTGTTCTTATACCAACAATAGTCCTGCTTTGTATGTTATGCATCATAGTTACCAG ACACAGGTACAAGAAATCCAAATCAAATGTGA AATCTGAAGAAATGACCGAGAAGAGTACCACAAGGACCTGTTTACCAGAGGAGATAGAATCACAACCAAATAAAACCTTGAAACAGCAAGCAGCATGGATATTGCCCCCAAATAATGCACATTCAATTAGAAATAATCCTTGCATGATGGAAAGGGAATTGCATTCCACTGATGTATATTCAATTGCAAAAGGTTTATATATggttgatgataatgttgaagaatatatgtatatggctaaaaatgatatatattcaaatgtaaatgatatatatgaaaatggcTCAGATACTGTTCACAGTGATTTATGTTTCACTGAGAATGAAGGATATTATGTAATTTTATCAGCTGAAAATTATTTGTGCTCTGGTAAAAATGGCATGTATATTGATATGGAATCTTGCCATAagtga